The Passer domesticus isolate bPasDom1 chromosome 22, bPasDom1.hap1, whole genome shotgun sequence genomic sequence AGGGTGAAAAATGGGCTCTCCTCCATCCTCTGCAGCGTAAACAGGTGGGGGAAACCGGGAAAAATGGGCTGAAAAACGGGGCTGGGGAGCGGGGGTCACCCTGGCAGGctctcctccttcctctgcagcttcaatgggtggggaaaaaacaggggaaatgggataaaaagagaggaaatgtGGTGTAAAAGGTGCACAGAATTTGGGGTCACCctgttttttctggaaaaagggggaaatgggaGGGCAAAGATGATAGAAAAGTGTGGTTTgctgggaaaagggggaaagtgGGGGAGGAAAGATGGAAATAGGGTGAAAATTGGGTAGAAAAGTGAGGGACGCCGTGGTTTGGCTCTCTCCATGGTCAAAGGCTCCTCACCTTTGACCTCTGCAGCATCAGTAGATGAGGGATGAAAATGGAGGAAATGGGCTGAAAAGGGGTGAAAAAGAGGGTTGAGAAGTGGTCGTCACCTCAGTTTTTCTgtaaaatgggggaaatgtgatgaaaaaggaggaaataggCTGAAAAATGTGTAAATGTGGTGAAAAAGAGTTGGGAAGTGGGGGTCACCTTGGGTCTGCTCTCTCCATTGCCAACCTCTGAGGTCAGGCTGTCTTCCATCCATAATAAGTGGGCAAGGCGGAaaaggggaaatggggaaaaaaaaaagaaaataaaagaaaaagcaggttGTAAATTGGGGATCACCCTGcttttgctggaaaaaaaaggggaaataggGCAAAGAGGATGAAAAGTGGAGACCACCCCAGTTTCACTCTCTCTGTGGCCAACCTGGTGGCTGGGCTCACCTCACCCTCAACAGATGGGGCTAAACAAGGGAGAAACGGGGTGAAAAAGAGGGGACCAGGGGCTGAGAGTGGGGTTTGCCCCCAGGCAATACCAGTactcctgctggctgctgctcctgggcttcCTGCTGGACCTGGCCGACGGGGCCGTGGCCCGGCAGCTCGACGCCTGCTCGGCACTGGGTGAGTGCGTCCCCCCGGCCCCGGGTGACCCCAGGGGCGTCCCCTGTGCCCGGGGCCCACCCGGCACCTGCCCCTCGCTGCCCCCGCAGGTGCCAAGCTGGATGACTTTGCCGATTTCACCACGTTCGGGCTGGGCAcggcgctgctgctgcagccccagggcgtGCTGGGGGGGCTGCTGAGCCTCGCCTACGTGCTGGCCGTCTTCGCCCGCCTCTGCTTCTTCTCCAGCGGTGAGATGAGCCCCTGGGGGTGGGGGGCTCGGGGTTCCAGCCCCCGCATTGAGCTCCTGACACCCCGCAGGGATCCCCTTCACCTACCGAGGGCTGCCCTGCCCCTACGCCGCGGCGCTGCTGGCCAGCACCTTCCTGCTCACCGGGGGACACGTGGCCCTGctgcgcgccgccgccgccgccatggtCCTGTTCATGGCCGACTGCGGCTTCTACCCCCACGACAGGGTGCTGGAGTCACAGCTCTGGAAGAAACTGGTTTATGCTGGAGGTAAGGACGGGGATGGCCCTCTGGGGGTGGTGGTGCAGCGGGAGGGAGAGCAGATCCCCAAGGATTCTCCCGCTCCCTAGGGGTGGTGGCTGTCCTGCTGGCACCGACGGCGGTGGCTGCGGTTTATTGCCTGGCCTGGGCCACGTCCTACATCGTCTTCCCCTTCGCCCTCTGGAGCTGCAAGGCCTGAGCCCTCCCTAGAGCCTAGTAAAGccttcctcatcctcatcctcctcgtccttgCTTCGGGTGCTGCTTGCTCCCTTCATCTTCCCACTGAATCCGAGGGCAGAAGGAGCCTGCTGAGGTAAAACAAGAGACAGGCTCCACTGCAGGGAAGGCCCAAAATCCCTGTCCTTTTTGGGGGATTGAGGGAACCTCCTGCTCCCACACCAACAGCAGAGACCCCAACACCTGGGGAACAGGAAATGTGGAGTTCCTCCTGACGAGAGACCCCAAACCCTTCTCTGCACAGGAAAGTGGAGTTTAGGGATCACTCACACTGCCCAGGGGGAATTCATTGCAAAGGGAGCTTCACACTCCAAAAGCAAGGAAAGCCCTCCCTGgctgggaggaggaagatgCTGACCAAACTTCCAGAGGGTTTCCGACACGGGAATCTCTGGGAACAGTTTGGAATTTACCACTCAATCCGTGGCTGCAGGGAAACACCCTCCCAAACGTGGTTTATTTTCACCCCCAGTGCAACACTGCCAGGTCAGGGCAAGGGGGGAGCAGGACTtgctccaaaggctctggaaagctCCGGCCAGCGGCGGCCGCAGCACAGAGGGTGTGGGTGGAGGAAGGAAGCCAAGGTCAAACCTGGCGCTGCAGAAACACTCGGCATCCCCGGGGAGGCTCCGGCGGCAGGAGCAGCTGCGGGATGCGGCTCCTGCGGCTCCCCCGGGACAAAGCCCGGCTCCGGGAGGGCCGGACCCTTCCCGCGGCTGGGaacggcggggcggggcgcggcccGAGCGGCACCcggcgctgcagctgctctggcctcCCCCGCACTCACACCCGCAGCCAGCAGGAGCCGGGAGACCGAGAACCAGCACAGATTTATTGATACAAAAAGGGCGATCTGCTAATAAATACCGGGGGCTTAGAAAAGGGGGGGAGGGCAGAGGCCGGGCTGGCTGTCATTCCCCGGATCCCTGCATCTGCTTGCAGAAGGAGTcgaactgctgctgctccagctccgtCATCACGCGGTTCAGGGCGTAGATCTGGGGTGGGGAAAGGGCGGATGGCACAGGGGGCTCGGCCGGGGCCGcgtcccttccccttccccgcTCCCACCtccgcccgctgccgctgcttcagctcctgctgcGCCGACCTCTGCTTGGCCTTCTCCAGGCGAGCCGCCGCCTCCCGCGGCTTCGGCCGCTCCTTCCGCGCCCCCGCGCCCGCATCCATGGCTGCGACCGAGCCGGGGGGGTCACCGGGACCCCCAGCCTCCCACACGGGCCCCCGGGACACCCCGGCACCGGGGCTCGCAGGGGTGTCCCGACGGCAGCCTCACAGGGACCCCCCATGGGTGCAACCCTCACAGGAGACCCCCAGTGCATCCTAAGCCTCACAGGACACCCCCAAGCCCCTCTCCTCCCACCCCGAGCCTCTCAGGCGCTGTCACACCCCACAGGAGCCCCCCCAAGGCTTCTCCCCGTCACCCCCATTCCCCACAGCCCCATCTCCTCACACCCCGCCCGCTATggctcccagagcccccccaccctcacagccccccccaagcccctctcCATCCTCACAGCCCCCTGCACCCCATTGCCCACAGATGTCACTGAAGCCCCCCAGGCCCCTCACAAACCGCAACCCGCCCAAACCCCCCACCCTCAGTGCCCCACAAGGCGCCCCCCAAGCCCCAGAGCCTCCCCCAAACCCACGGCCAGCCCAGTCCCGCCACCGCCACCCTCAGCGCCCACCAAGGCCCTTCCCAGGCCCACAGGAACGCCTCAGCCCCGGggctccctcagccccctccAAGGCCCCGCTGCCCCCTGACTGCCGCAGCCGAGCCCCTGAGGCCCCTCTctcccccggtgccccccgcgTTCCCCGGTACCGGAGGGGCCGTGCCCGGGCCAAGATGGCAGCGCACCCCTTCCGCCTTTCGGCGCTCGACTGCCCGTCCTGCGCGCACGCGCGGAGCGCGCGGGCTGCCACAGCGCCGCCTGGCGGCGGGTGCGGGacctgctcccagtgccaaccccagtgcccccagtcccgTACTGGTGTGTGCCACCCCTACAGAGCACCCCCAGTGCCGTACTGGTGTGTGCCACCCCTACAGAGCACCCCCAGTGCCGTACTGGTGTGTGCCACCCCCCGCAGTGCCCCCAGTCCCGTACTGGTGTGTGCCACACCCACACAGCACCCCCAGTCCCGTACTGGTGTGTGCCACCCCCCCGCAGTGCCCCCAGTCCCGTACTGGTGTGTGCCACCCCTACAGAGCACCCCCTGTCCTGTACTGGTGTGTGCCACCCCCCACAGTGCCCCCAGTCCTGTACTGGTGTGTGCCACCCCCTAGAGACATCCCCTGTCCTGTACTGGTGTGTGCCACCCCTACAGAGCACCCCCAGTCCCGTACTGGTGTGTGCCACCCCCCACAGTGCCCCCTGTCCTGTACTGGTGTGTGCCACCCCCCGCAGTGCCCCCAGTCCCGTACTGGTGTGTGCCAACCCCTACAGAgcacccccagtgcccccagtcctGTACTGGTGTGTGCCCCCAGTCCCATACTGGTGTGTGCCAGCACCCCCACACAGCCCACCCTCACatgtccccccctccccaacGCCCCTacagccagccccacagagcaCAGACACCCCCGtgtgcagccccctccccacaccccAGACCCTCTGTGcagcccaccctgcccagcccctgctggctccagcacaggcagtgTCCCCACactggcacacagagcctgcccGGGCTGGCACAGCACCTACAGCATGGCACAGCAGGGCACGGGGCTGTGTGTGTGGCACACGTGCCACAGGGCATGTCCCAGGGCATGGTGAGCCCTGGCAGGGTGTGACACCCATGGCAGCACCCCCGGCACGGTGAcagacccctgccctggcacagagtcACAAACCAAGGTACAGTGCCCCCAGCACAGCGTGGCACCCCTGCCATGGTGACagacccctgccatggcacagaCCAGGGCACAATGCCCCAGCACAGTGTGGCACCCCCAGCATAGTGAGTGAcagacccctgccctggcacagagtcACAAACCAAGGTACAGTGCCCCCAGCACAGCGTggcacccctgccatggcacagaCCAGGGTACACTGCCCCCAGAACAGCCTGGCACCCCTGGCACAGTGACagacccctgccatggcacaaTGCCCCCAGCACAGCGTGGCACCCCTGGCACAGTGACagacccctgccatggcacagaCCAGGGTACACTGCCCCCAGAACAGCCTGGCACCCCCAGCACGGtgacacagccctgccatggcacactgcccccagcacagcgTGGCACCCCTGGCACAGTGCACagacccctgccatggcacagtGTCACAAACCAAGGTGCAATGCCCCCAGCACAGTGTGGCAcccctggcacagtgccagacccctgccatggcaccccacggtgcccccagcccactccCCCCACCCCCGGGGCTCTCCACCACCCAGCCCCTTCTCTCCAAATCCTTTATTGCCGTATCCCAGCCCCCCAGCGGGATTCCCTGGAAGCACAGGAGCCAGAGGAGCGGGCGGGATGCCAGATCCTGCCCAGCCCCGGGAGCAGTTCCTGAGGGGCGAAACACCCGTCAGGGCCGGGGGCGCCCCAAGCCCCCCTAGATACGGACGGTGTTGATCCGCAGCGGCTGCACGTTCTTCCCGTTGGCGTGGCTCTGCCCGGGACTAAAATACGAGCACAGCTTCCCGGGAAACCTCTCCCGGAAGGTGTAGAGCCAGGACATGTCGTCGGCGTTGTAGAAGATGAGGAGGCCCTTGTCGTAGTCCAGGAAGACGCCCACCTTCTCCAGCTTGCCCTTGACGTTGAGCCGCGTCCAGGGCTCGGTGCAGGCGCTGTACTGGTTGCCGTCGTGCATGACGATGCAGTAGAAGCCGCGGCTGGGCTGGATCTGGATGCTGCCCTTGCGGGTCACGGCCTCGTGGGCCAGGCCGATCATCCACTGGGTTTTTTCGGACACCACCACCTCCCAGTAGTGCACGCCGGCGCCGAAGGCCTCGGCGCCCAGCACCGACACCTCCACGTCGAAGCGCCGCGGCGagtcctgcagcggctgcgggTGCAGGTTGCCGTAGGCCACGATGGTGCAGTCGTCCGACAGGATGAGGCGGTGGTGGGCAGTGCCGGGGTCCAGCGTCAGCGCCGCTGGcactgccatggcagggaccaGGGTTAGTGCAGCCCTGGAGCCAGCCCGGGTGCTTTGTCCCACCAGGGTGACAACGGGCACGGGGGGAAGGTCACCGGGGTGGTCCTGTCCCCATCCTTCACCGGGGTCCTCATGCTCATCTCTTggtccctgtccctcactgGTGTGTCCCTGCTCCTCATCACTGATGTCCCAGACCCTTGGTGGCAATGTCCCCATCCCTTGTCATTCACATCCCGTTCCCTCCCAGGTGatgtccccttccccatccctcaCTGGGGTGCTCCTGTCCCCGGTGACCTCCCCACCCATCCCTTGCCACTCCACTCCCCCACCCCTGCGCCCTCACCAGGATGGATGTCCTGGAAGAGGGATTTCCAGATGGTGTACTGCAGCGGGCCCATGTACTTGGAGGTGGGGAAGTCCTCATAGGTCAGGTTGGTCTCGTGGATCTTCCCCTTCAGCCTGCAGAGAAGAACACACGGTGGGGACGCAGGGGTGACACCAGGCACCCCGCCATCCCCGTGTCACCACCCACCTCTCGGAGAGGGACGCCACGCCGGCCAGGAAGGCGTGTTTATCCGCCTCGGCCAGGCGCTCCTGCAGGATCTGGGTGCCCTCCTGGACCTTGCGCAGCTGCTGGCTGTAGCGCTGGATCTTGTGCTCGATGTCGCTGAGCGTGCGCGCCGTGTCggcctccagctcctccagcatgGCCTTCTGCCGCTCCCGCAGCAGCCGGTGCAGCCGCTCAAACGCCTCCCCGATGGTGGCCCGCAGGCTCTTGGCTGAGGACTTGGGGTGCAACGGGGGGTTAGGagcacccagagctctgctggtcAGCCCAGGAGGTCCTTAATCCCCAAATAAAGATCTAGGAGGGCGTCAGAGCGGGGAAttctggggggctgcaggggtggaTTTGAGCGTGCACCCGTGAAAAATGGACTAAAAGGATCCTAGAAGAACCAGCCAAAGAGCTTTCCAAAGAAGCTTAGGAGAACCTCTCCAAAAAAGCCTAAAGGAACCCTAGGAGAACCTCCCCAATACCTAAAAGCACCctaaaaaaacctcccaaagaACGTTCCTAAGAACGCCCCAAGAACCCTAAAGTAACCCCAAAAGAACCTAAAACAACTTcccaaaaatcctaaaaaagCACCTTAAGGAATCTCCCCAAAAAAACCGAAAAGAACCCTAAAAGAACCTTTCATAGAACCTTAAAACAATCTCCAAAAGAACCCTGAGAAAGCCTCACAAAAATTTTGTAGAGTTCTTAAAGAATTCTTAAAGAATTAGAGATCTTTTAAGATCCCTATAAAGAGATCTTTTTAAGAGATCCCTTTAAAGACATCTTTTAAGAACCCTAAAACCCCTAAAACCCTCTAATAAACTGTAAAATCCCTCAAATTATGCCttaaaacccccccaaaaaaaaccaagaaaccaaaactaaaaaaaaaaaaaccaaaaacaaaaaaaaaccaaaccaaaccctaaaacctaaaaaaccccacctcACTTGCTGGTGGGAACAGGGAGAAAATTGAACCTCACTAGGCACTGAACCCCTGAGTGAGGagataattaattaaattaattaaaaagatAAATCAAAGCACCACTGCAGGAAATTACAGAGGGATGAGCAGCCCCATTGGGGTaccacagaaggaaaaaatggggcAAATCCATGAAACTGCACAgtttggagtgtttggaagtTCCAAAAGCAGGCTGGCGAGGGTCAGGGTTGGGGTGTCATCAGGGTGGCAATGACCCCAATCCTGCTTTGGGGCTGTGAAGggctggggggaaatgggggtccccaggggtggcagtggtgCCCTCACACGTACCTTGGTCTCAGCCAGCTGCTTcttgaggagctgcagggcttcCGTGTGGCCACGCTcgctctcctgcagcccctggagctgctccttcagctcccgCTGGGGACAGGTGGGAAAAGGTGAAAGAGGTGATCTGGGGAAAAAGGGATCCCACAGGGAGCGTTCCCACCCAGAAAACCACGGGGCTGTGGGATGGCCAGGCCATGGCTGGCCCTGTGGAATGAGGGTCCTGCCTGGGGTGGGGTAACAGCTCCTGGGTTAGAGGGTCCTGCTTGGGGGCAGCTCAGCCATGGGGGGATCTGAGGGTTCCCAAGGAGTCCCAGTGGTGatggagaagggggaccccagggggacagggcagaaatgtggatggatggatggatggatgatggatggatggatggatggatgggtggatgggtggatgggtggatggatgggtggatgggtggatggatggatggatgatggatggatggatggatggatggatggatggatggatggatggatggatggatggatgggtggatgggtggatgggtggatgggtggatgggtggatggatggatggatggatgatggatggatggatggatggatgggtggatgggtggatgggtgggtggatgggtggatgggtggagggagggatggagggagggatggagggagggatggagggatggatgatggatggaggatggatggatgatggatggatggatgatggatggatggatgggtggatgggtggatgggtggatgggtggatgggtggatggatggatggatggatggatggatgatggatggatggatggatgggtggatgggtgggtggatgggtggatgggtggagggagggatggagggagggatggagggagggatggagggagggatggagggatggatgatggatggaggatggatggatgatggatggatggatgatggatggatggatgggtggatgggtggatggagggatgggtggatgggtggatggatggatgggtggatggagggatggagggatggatggatggatgggtggatgggtggatggatgggtggaggGATGggtggagggatggatggagggatggatggagggatggatggagggatggatggatggatggatgggtggatggatggagggatggccCCAACGCAGACCAAAGGGCTGTGTGGACAGACAGACTGGAGGAAGGCATGGAGCTGACCCCAGTGAGGACAGGAGGGGTGagtgacagacagacagacagaaggGAGCCATGGCACTGACTCCAGTAGGGAAAAGAAAGGATACAGGGAAATACAGGGTTCAGGGACACGTGGGCAGGAGGAAGTCACAGGACTGACCCCCATGGAGACAGGAGGGgtgcacagacagacagattGATGGGGAAAGGCATGGGACTGACCCCCACAAGAAAAGAAGAGgtgctgggacacagggagagacaggaaaatggcacaGGGATGACCCCCACAGGGACAGAAGGGCTGCAGGGACTGACAGACCAGAGGAACTGACCCCTCTGAAcctccatggggacaggaggggtgcagggacagagagaatAACAGGATGCAGGCACAGGGCTgaccctgagaaagaaaaggagtaCAGGGACAGATGGACTGGAAGAAGCTACAGGACTGACCCCAAAGGTGAGAGATGGGgtgcagggacagacagacataAAAAAGGAAGGCATGGGACTGATGCTGAGAGGGAAAAGAAGGTGCAGGGATAGACAGATGGGAGGAAGCCACAACACTGACGGCCATGGGCTCAGGACGGGTGCAGGGACAAAAGGGAAGGGCACTACCAGGGAAGTGAGAGAGACCAGGCAGAtacagcagccctgaggagccACCCGGGGCAGGGAATCCCACAGGGAcccacctgcagctcctcaaAGGCGTCGTCCACGTTGGTGACCTGGTGCTGCTCGTGCACGGCCGGCTCGTCGCAGAAGAAGCAGACCACGGCGCGGTCGGTGAGGCAGAAGAGCTTCACCTTCTCGTGGTCCTtgcaggggaaggggctgcGCTGGGCGCCCAGGATGGCGTCCAGGGGGAAGGCGCTGTAGCGCTCCACGATGTTGGCCAGCTTGAGGCTGGGGGCCAGCGTGGGCTCGGGGAAGGTGCGGCGGCACTCGGGGCAGTCGCGGGTGCCCTGCGGCTCCTGGCGCACCCAGTGCTCCGTGATGCAGCGGCGGCAGAAGTAGTGCTCGCAGCCCAGCCCCACCGGGTCCTGGTAGATGCTCAGGCAgatggagcacagcagctcgTCCTTGAGGCTGCAcgccatggctggggctgcGGAGAGGGGCACGGGGTCaggggggctggggagaggggcatggggagctggggagaggGGTATGGGGCCaggggggctggggagaggggcaTGGGGTCaggggggctggggagaggggcaCGGGGTCACgggggctggggagaggggcaCGGGGTCACgggggctggggagaggggtATGGGGAGCTAGGGAGAGGGGCATGGGGTCAGGGGAgaggggtatggggtcagggggACTGGGGAGAGGGGCACGGGTCaggggggctggggagaggggcagggggtcagggggggctggggagaaGGGCACAGGGTATGGGTGGCTGGGGTGAGGGGTATGGGGGCTGGGGAGAGTGGCACAGAGTCAGGGGTGCTGGGGAGAAGGGCAGGTGGTCAGGGGGACTGGGGAGAGGGGCACAGGGTTGAGGGGGGCTGGGTGAAAGGGGGATTGTGAGGAGGGACATCATGGGGGACAGGGTGAATGGGGAGCTGAGTGTGAATAGGGGGCTTTGGGTGGAGAAGAATGAGGGAGCCTGTGAGGGTAAAAGGGGTGCTTGGGATAGAAGCAGTCGTGGGGCAGGTTGTGGGGGACAGGGTGAGTGAAGGCCTTGGATTGATGGGGAGCGGGTGAATGAGAGGGGCTGAGGTGGGAAGACAAAAGGGATGGGGGAGGTTGAAGGTGGAGAGGGTGAGTGGAGGCCTTGGGATGAAGGTGAGAGGGTGAACGGGAGCTTGGGAGGGAAGGTGGGGAGGGTGAGCAGAGGGCTCGGGGTGGGAAGAGGCTGAGGGGAAAGCTGCAGGGGGAGAGggttggggtggggggaagtTAAGGGTGAGAGGGGGCTTGGGGTGGGGGCTTAAGGGGGTGAATGGGGGATTGACAGGGGAGGGGGTGAATGGGGGGACTTGGGGTGGGGAGGAATGGGAGAGTAGGATGATAATAAGGGGGATGGGGTCAGTGGGAATGGGGGAGTGCAGGGTTTGTAATGGGGGGCAAGGTGGGGGTTGGGATGCAatgggggctggaggggctgcagagggggaaaTGGGAGTGTCAGGAGACAATGAGGGGCTGGAGGATTTACAAAGAGGGGGAACGGGGTGGGTCAGGATGCAATTGGGGGTGCTCAGAGGGTTGCACTGTGAGGAATGGCAGGATCAAGCCACAACAGGGGGATGGGGGGCTACAGTGGGGGACCAAGCTGCAATAGGGTTGCAGTGCAA encodes the following:
- the TMEM269 gene encoding transmembrane protein 269 isoform X1: MWMVSPPVGIFQSTKKLVLSEQAGRGRALEFLRKNAANGLSVANLLAGLSSILCSVNRQYQYSCWLLLLGFLLDLADGAVARQLDACSALGAKLDDFADFTTFGLGTALLLQPQGVLGGLLSLAYVLAVFARLCFFSSGIPFTYRGLPCPYAAALLASTFLLTGGHVALLRAAAAAMVLFMADCGFYPHDRVLESQLWKKLVYAGGVVAVLLAPTAVAAVYCLAWATSYIVFPFALWSCKA
- the TMEM269 gene encoding transmembrane protein 269 isoform X2, with protein sequence MWMVSPPVDEGSAWLWDTAKAGGIFQSTKKLVLSEQAGRGRALEFLRKNAANGLSVANLLAGLSSILCSVNRQYQYSCWLLLLGFLLDLADGAVARQLDACSALGAKLDDFADFTTFGLGTALLLQPQGVLGGLLSLAYVLAVFARLCFFSSGIPFTYRGLPCPYAAALLASTFLLTGGHVALLRAAAAAMVLFMADCGFYPHDRVLESQLWKKLVYAGGVVAVLLAPTAVAAVYCLAWATSYIVFPFALWSCKA
- the SVBP gene encoding small vasohibin-binding protein encodes the protein MDAGAGARKERPKPREAAARLEKAKQRSAQQELKQRQRAEIYALNRVMTELEQQQFDSFCKQMQGSGE
- the LOC135285002 gene encoding E3 ubiquitin-protein ligase TRIM62; amino-acid sequence: MACSLKDELLCSICLSIYQDPVGLGCEHYFCRRCITEHWVRQEPQGTRDCPECRRTFPEPTLAPSLKLANIVERYSAFPLDAILGAQRSPFPCKDHEKVKLFCLTDRAVVCFFCDEPAVHEQHQVTNVDDAFEELQRELKEQLQGLQESERGHTEALQLLKKQLAETKSSAKSLRATIGEAFERLHRLLRERQKAMLEELEADTARTLSDIEHKIQRYSQQLRKVQEGTQILQERLAEADKHAFLAGVASLSERLKGKIHETNLTYEDFPTSKYMGPLQYTIWKSLFQDIHPVPAALTLDPGTAHHRLILSDDCTIVAYGNLHPQPLQDSPRRFDVEVSVLGAEAFGAGVHYWEVVVSEKTQWMIGLAHEAVTRKGSIQIQPSRGFYCIVMHDGNQYSACTEPWTRLNVKGKLEKVGVFLDYDKGLLIFYNADDMSWLYTFRERFPGKLCSYFSPGQSHANGKNVQPLRINTVRI